Sequence from the Helianthus annuus cultivar XRQ/B chromosome 13, HanXRQr2.0-SUNRISE, whole genome shotgun sequence genome:
TTCCAAAATGGGTTGGGGATCCGTCTTTTAATAGATTGGTTCATGTGTCTCTACGCGCTTGTAGAAAATGTACATCTCTACCGCCACTTGGGCGACTACCttcacttgaaattctaaggtttAAAGATATGTCGAGTTGGGATGTATGGTCAACCGATGGTGAGGGAATGTTTCCACGCCTTAGAGAGCTTCAAATAAAAAATTGTCCCAATTTGATTGATGTCTCAGTTGAAGCATTACCTTCACTAAGAGTTTTAAGAATATATAAATGTTGTGAAAGTGTGCTGAGAAGTTTGGTTCGAGCAGCTTCATCAACCACAGAGATAGAAATCAGATCTATTTTAGGGCTTACGGATGAGGTGTGGAGAGGTGTTATAAAGAATTTTGGGGTGATGGAAACAGTAAAAATCATGAATTGTGGTGAAATAAGATACATGTGGGATTCAGATGCAGAGGCAGGTAAAGTTCTTGTAAATTTAAAGGAATTGAAGGTAAGGGATTGTAAAAAATTGGTGAGTTTAGGAGAGAAAGAGGAGGATGAGGATAACATTGGGAGCAACCTCCTATCATCTCTTACGAAGTTGGAGATAGAGTCATGTGAAAGTATGGAGCGTTTGTGTTGTCCAAATAGCATTGAGAGTTTAAGAATCTTTTTGTGTGTTTCACTTAGACATGTCTCCTTCCCaagagcaacaacaacaggtgGAGGAGGGCAGAATCTCAAGTCACTTCGTATATATGGTTGTGGGAATCTAAAATCAATAAATCAACTGAGTAACTCCACTCACCTCACCTCTTTGTCAATAAGTTCTTGTAAAAACATGGAGTTATTTTCTGATCTTCATCAGCTATCAAACCTCACCAGTTTGTGGATATCAAGTTGTGCAAGCATAGAGTCATTTCCTAACCTCCAGCTTCCGAATCTCACAAATCTGGATGTTTGTTTTTGCAAAAACATGAAGGCATTTGGTGACATGCAGCTACCAAATCTAATCAGTTGGAGGATATTTAATTGTGAAAATCTGGAATTTCTTGACCTTCAGCTATCCAATCTcaccatgttaaaacatataAGTGTCAACAGTTGTCCAAAGATTGATGCTTCCTTTCCTCGTGGGCTTTGGCCTCCCAATTTGTGTTCCCTTTTTACAGGGGGGTTGAAAAAGCCCATCTCAGAATGGGACAATCAGAATTTCCCACCTTCCCTTGTTCACCTAAGATTATTCGGTGATCCCCATGTCAGGAACTTTAGTCAATTGTCCCACCTTTTCCTGTCTTCTCTTACATCTCTGGGAATAGTCCAATTTGATAATCTGGAATCACTTTCAACGGGACTCCAACACCTCACATCCCTTCAACATCTCAGAATTAGCAATTGCCCAAAGGTGAACGATCTACCAGAGACGCTGTTACCTTCACTTTTGAGTTTGACAATACATGGTAATTGCCCAAAATTGAAAGAAAGGTGTGAAGGAAGAGGCTCCCATTACTGGCCCCGAATCTCTCATATCCCCTGCATCAAAATTGAAGACATCGTACCACCATCTTCACACATCATATCGGATTTATAAAGCCATCACAGCTGATGACTTCGTTGACAGCTGTAATTTTTCCGTCAGGTAACAATTAACATCGTCAAACCTCTAATTACTATTTATTTTCAAAGAAAGACCGGTTTCTTTTTAGTTTGGTCCTGTTTTAATGTTGGAAGCCCAACTGGTTTACAATTAAGGAATAACATAAACTATTTCATAATTCATAGTCTTCATTTGGGTGTTTACCAAAATCTCCCGTGgccataaattttaaaaaatatgatttttaatatatatgttttAAGCGTTTTTATATAGATAGTTCTTTTAAAATACATATTTTAGGGCTCGATTTTCACTACTCGCCCAGGGCCCAAAGTTTTTTTAGAATTCTTAGGGACGGCCCTGATTATACCTGTTTTTCAAACAGGTTCGAGTCCAAACCGGTTTTAGTAACGAGAGTAGGATTTGATATACAAATTGGCGGTTTGGgtcgggttgggttgggttaCATGATCTGTATACTAAACTGAAGGATCAAATCTTTATCAATTTCTCATACTTGGACTTAACTGGGCCTTTGACTAATCAACAGGGTTAGTAGAAGTAATTTGAGTAAGAGATTCAATGGTTCCATTTTCATTATGACAACTGATAATCTTATACATTACAACTAAATATTGCAGGGACATATAACCATTACATCCTAAAGGATATTCTAGGTGATGGAACACTGGGACAAATGTGAGAACAGAGAGATTTTAGCGGTGCAAGTCCCCGGCATATAATACGATTAAAGGTACATGTTTATTAAATAGCAATTGTTTCTTACATGTTTATCATTGCTAGTGATTGTTTCAAATAAATAACCCTTACATTCTTCTTGTTTCCTCTGTATTCGTTGAAAAGCATTTCCTGCCCTGAATACCCAGTCACCGGAAAAACGACATCAAACAACCGAACGTCACATCAGATGGCTTTGTCGACGGCAGTTTTTTTTTCCGGCGACCCGTCATCACAACCGAACGCTGCTCACACCCTCAGGTGACAATTAACATTGTTAAACctcaaattatttatttttaaagtttCTGCTCCTCATTTCTTTCTTGTTTGGGCCTGTTTTAACGTTGTAAGCCCAACTGGTTTACAATTAACGAATGTTATTAAGCCCAACATAAACTATTTCATCTATAGAATGTAGTATAGGTgtacatttgttttttttttttttttagaaaaacagGCTCGGTTTGGTCAACTTTGGTCAAAACCATTTTGAGTCAAAACCGGTTATGAAGGAAAATATTTGATCCTATACAAATCGGTTTGGGTCTTGTAAAAACCGTTTCTAATATTATCCTGGTTTTCAAACAGGTTCGAGTCCAAACTGGTTTTAGGAACGAGAGTTGGAACTGATACACAAATTGGCGATTTGGGTCGGGTTGGAATTGGTGTGGGTCATGAtgaaattacaacatcaactagAGAGGTATGGACAATCTCAAGGGACGGTTTAGAGAAAATCTAAAGTCGAAGGACTAAacgaataaaataataattaaatgtatttaattattatttgaattATCTATTagtattagttttattattactTGTTATTGTTTAGTATTTGAGTTAGAGAAGAAATATAATTCGTATTAGTCTAGGATGTTTAGTCTTTAAATATTGAGTCCTTGTAGTCAAGTTTATTAACTCACAACAATTAATAGAAGAAATTTGTGAATCCCATTCGTATTCAAATCGGTTGAAGGCAGTTGGTAAGTTATCCCTTCTTCTAGTTTCTAGTTCTGCACTACTACCCTCGTCTTGTTTCAGTTTTCGACAATCTTTGGCCATGTGACCTTTGATCCTGCAATTATGACACTTGAACGAAACCGTTTTCCTTTGAATGTTTTCTTATTTTCTGCCTTGTCATCTTTAGCGTTTGCTTTTGACTTATCAGATGCTTGGCTTTTCTTGAACCTGTCATTCTTTTGGTATCTTCCTTTGGACTTCGAAGAGATCGAAGCTTACAAAGCTTCGGTTTCATTCTTGATTGATGTTCCACCAAACTGCTTTTTGCTGAAGCTTCCTGACCTGCCAATAATTTTCGTTTAACCTCATCTCTCTGGTTAATGTTTTAACTACGATTATAAAAAATATACTAATTTTCATAGTAATCTAACTTTCTTTTAATAGTGTTTAGAAGGTGTTATGGTTATATTCTTGTTAAAATTAATTTTCAAAACAATGGTTTGGCCACTAATGTCAAAGTGTGTTGTTTGACCCTTGACTAGAGTTGGAGAAAGAAGACATTCTACCAAGGTTTCTGCGTATCAACAACACACATCCAAAGTCACAGATGTTGAAGAATATACAAATATATAGTACGAGTGAAGAAAGCCGAGAAAAGAAAAAATATCTTAATGCAGATTTTAACTCAACTCTCAAGACTCGTATCATGCAGAATCTTCATGAAGATATTAAAAGGTAATAATAAAAGTGAAGTAATACAAATGTTGCAGTTTTTCATATGCTCTTGTTTACTAGGATGGAATATTTAGGTGGAAGGTAACAAATGATGCTTAATCTTTACGTTGATGGTGATATGGAGTTGATCCATGATTTACCAGACTCGTATTTGGAGCAACTAGACACACAGAGGTGAGCTAGAAAATGGTTTAAAACTGAAAAGGGCATAACTTTCATCACATGTGGAGTTATACGTCTCAACGAGCCACGCGCTTGGACAAATGCTTGTCGCCACACGCTTGGACAAATGCAATAGACAAAGCACGACTCACGGGACCCAATTTCGCCATCTAGAGCTCCGATTTTGAACTCAAGGTTTTCCCTGATTTTAGTTATTTTCGTTGGTTTGTAAAAACGTATGGATCTTGAATTAAATAATTATACATTTATTTAGGCTGTTAACTTGGAGGGAGCCTTATTATTGACAAAAGAGGTTCATAATGAAGAAGACTTGCCACTGAAGGAACCCCTAGAGCTTGCGTCTGGTCGCTCATGGGCTAAGTTACCTCTGATGGTAACTTATAACTGATGAAGACTCGGTGGAACTTGCCTCTGATGGCAAGTTAGCCCTAATGAGGATTATGGAACTTACCGATGATGTCAAGTACTCAAGTTACCAGCTGATGAAGATTAAAGGAACCTGCCATTAAGTCAACTTATCTCTGGTGAAGATTTATAAAGAAAAGATGCCACATATCAGCTTATCATTGGACGAAGACAATCTGTTGAGAAGATGTTATACATAATCGTCACTTGATAAAGATTTCTCGTTAAGGAACAAGAGATGCCACATGTCAGTCTATCATCGGATTAAGACGGTCGGTTAAGAAGATGTTATATGTAATTATCAGTTATGTAAATCTCAACAAGATTAAGAATACACGAGTCCGCATTGAATTTTATGCCACTTGACCCCATAGCTTCTTGGGTCAAGCAGTTAAGTGTGAATTCGGTGTGTCAACATATGTTTGCATATTTTAGAGGATCATCTAGGCGGTCAAAGTCAAATTAGGTCAAAGTTTGAAAAAATCGGTCAAAAGTCGCCTATAATCGGACCAAATCGGTCATAACTGGATCATATATTAGTCAAAATTTGACCAAATTGGTTAAGTGAAACGAATTATTACCTTAATTTGAACAAAAAATCAGATGTTACTCCATGATTTTGAACCATTGTAGAGATAACTGGGTGCaatattctgatgaagaaggaGACGGGGAGCGGGAAAACCGCGTATGATGAATAAAAGAAAGACTAGCAATGAGGTAATAGAATAAAAGATATCATAAAAGTCAAAActgaatgaaaaaaaaattatcaaGAAATCATAAAAACCAAACTCATATAAAGAAAtttataataaaaagaaaattaaaaaaaaacacagcAAGTCAACCTTCAATCAAGAAACATGATAACATTTAAACTAATGTGTTCTATTTATTTGAATACCATGAAATGATACAAAAGTCCAACCAAATAAATTTTGCTCTATTAGTCACGAATCCAACAATAATACTACTACAATAAATTACATTCGCGCTAGTTAACAAGAACGCAAAGTTCTCAAATGAAGACCACGATGGACCACAAAAACCTGTTCATCGTGTGAGATCCCTATTTCCTCCTTACTTGATGCAACATCATATACCAACAGTTGAAAACAAGATAACTTGTTTTCATAAAGTGCAGGATTAACAAATCAATCATGCGAATATATCAAAACGAATAAGAATTCAAGAACAAGTTTACCACTTTTTGTCTCAATGATCACTCTTCTTTCCCGAACCATAATACTTCTCATACCATCTAACAAACTTCTTCAACCCTGTTTGAAGATCCGTCGTTGGTTTATACCCGAACTCCCTTTGCGCCAAACTAATATTCGCATGAGTAAATGGGACATCACCATTTCTAGGCAACTTCATCACACGCCGTTTCGCTTTCACTTTCAACAACTTCTCCAAAATACTAACAAGATCCGAAACCGGCACAGGCGAAGTATTCCCTAAATAAAAAATTCTAAACTGTGCATCTCCTTTCTTCTTTCCACCACTTCCTGTACTCTTTTCAGTGGTGTCTAAAGCACCTAAACAACCCTTTACAATATCATCAATATACGTAAAATCACGCGCAACCGTTCCATGATTACCCGATTCAAAGACGGGTATCGGTTTTCGTTTCAAGATATCTTTAGTGAAGAAAAAGTAAGCCATGTCCGGTCTACCCCACGGTCCATAAACTGTAAAGAACCTCAAACCCGTTAAAGACAACCCGTAAATGTGATTATATGTATGCGCAATTTCTTCACCCGTTTTCTTCGTTGCAGCCTATAGGCTCGTGGGTTGATCCGTTCGGTCCTTTTCCGAAAAGGGTACTTTTGTATTCAACCCATAAACAGAACTAGAAGATGCCCAAACAATAACAGGCTGTGGATTTGCATTTTTGCATACTTCAAGAACATTAACAAAACCCGCAATGTTACTATAAATATATGATTTTGGATTCTGCATTGCGTATCTAACACCAGCTTGAGCAGCTAAATACATCTCATGAGTAAAATGTATTACCTCAAAGAGTTTGGTCAGCAAAACGGTGTCGTTTATGTCCCCTTCCACAATGAAAATCCCATTTTTTCCAACAAATGTTGACGCCCTTTTGTGGGTAGGATCGTAATAATTGTTACAATTGTCTAACCATAAAACGTAGTCAACGCAGCGTTTCAAGGCGGCGCTGACGTGGATTCCGACGAAACCGTCTGCTCGGATGCCCAAAACAGAGTACCCTGTTTTCGATCGGATGTTAACTGATGAATTGACTGTTTTTTCCCATCTGGGTCCCTATACACACACAGCTCCCAGTTTAACCTAATCCAACAGAGAGTGAGTGGTCAGTAGGTCAGCAGGTCACTCGTTCAAGGGTATGTGAAATTTATACACATATAAACATGAGTCTAGGTCGCTCATGGGCTAAGTTATAACTGATGAAGAATTAGTGGAACTTGCCTGTGATGGCAAGTTACCATATGATGAAAATAAAAGGAACTTCTCACCAATCTGGTGAAGATTGATAAAGATTTCTCGTTAAGGAACAAGAGATGTCACATGTCAGTCTATCATTTGAATAAGACAGTCAATTAAGAAGATGTTATACGTAATTATCACTTATCTCAACAAAATTATGGGTCAAGCAGTTAAGTGTGAATTCGGTGTGTGAACATATGTGTGCATATTTTAGAGGAAATCTGCAAGTAACCCTCTTCATAGCTAGAGTGTTAGCTAGGAAATTGCCTGTAATTTTTTATTGTATTATGAAACCTTGTGCTTAAAACAGTGATACCTGAGATATCGATTAACTAATATTCCATTGCAAACTAACTAATAATCGATCTAGGGTATTCGCTAAGTCTTAGTTTGATTGTGATCCACACAAAGTCAATCTCCCAACAAATTTGTGTCCTAGAACATGTAATTCTCTTGGTAGTAACTCAAATGGTATCCATTCATGTTGCATTATCTCTTATAAAGATTACAAAAATATTGTCCATTCATGGATCCAGTATCCAGAAAAAGAAAGACTAGCAATGAGGTAACAGAACAAAAGAAATCATAAAAACCAAACTCATatcaagaaaattaaaaaaaaagaaaataaaaaaaacacagcAAGTCAACCTTCAATCAAGAAACATCATAACATTTAAACTAATGTGTTCTATTTATTTGAATACCATGAAATGATACAAAAGTCCAACCAAATAAATTTTTCTCTATTAGTCACGAATCCAACAATAATACTACTACAATAAATTACATTCGCGCTAGTTAACAAGTACGCAAAGTTCTCAAATGAAGACCACGATGGACCACAAAAACTTGTTCATCATGTGAGATCCCTCTTTCCTCCTTACTTGATGCAACATCATATACCAACAGTTGAAAACAAGTTAACTTGTTTTCAGCAGTGTCTAAGGCACCTAAACAACCCTTTACAATATCATCAATATATGTAAAATCACGCGCAACGGTCCCATGATTACTCGACTCAAAAATGGGAATCGGTTTTCGTTTCAAGATATCTTTAGCAAAAAAAAATAATCCATATCTGGTCTACCCCAGGGTCCATAAACCGTAAAGAACCTTAAACCCGTTAAAGACAACCCGTAAATGTGATTATACGTATGCGCGATTTCTTCACCCGCTTTCTTCGTTGCAGCGTATAGGATCGCGGGTTGATATGTTCGGTCTTTTTCCGAAAAGGGTACTTTTGTATTCAACCCATAAACAGAACTAGAAGATGCCCAAACAATTGCAAGCCGTGGATTTGCATTTTTGCATACTTCAAGAACATTAACAAAACCAGCTATGTTACTATGAATATATGATTTTGGATTCTGCATTGCGTATCTAACACCAACTTGAGCAGCTAAATGCATCTCATGAGTAAAATGTATTACCTCAAACAGTTTGGTCAGCAAAACGGTGTCGTTTCGTTTATGTCCCCTTCCACAATGAAAATCCCATTTTTTTCCAACAAATGTTGATGCCCTTTTGTGGGTAGGATCGTAATAATTTACAATTGTCTAACCATAATACGTAGTCAACGCAGCGTTTCAAGGCGGCGCTGACGTGGATTCCGACGAAACTGGCTGCTCGGATGCCCAAAACAGAGTACCCTGTTTTCAATCGGATGTTTACTGATGAATTGACTGTTTTCCCCATCTGGGTCCCTATACACACACAGCTCCCAGTTTAACCTAATCCAACAGAGAGTGAGTGGTCAGTAGGTCAGCAGGTCACTCGTTCAAGGGTATGTGAAatttatacatatataaacatgaGTCTAGGTATATATCAACATCCATATAACCTATTATTTACAAACTGTTTTTCTTTGAATCATTTAAATCAAAAACCTTTACTTTTAGgttcaagaaccctaatttagTACTCATCCACAATTTAGAGATGAAAAATGAAACCAGTTGACCCAGAGCAATTTTCTGTCATGAAGAAAAAACGAAAGTCATGAAAAAAACGAAACCAGTTGACATGAATGTCGATTTAGTATACAAAAGA
This genomic interval carries:
- the LOC110897521 gene encoding UDP-glucuronate 4-epimerase 2-like, producing MAYFFFTKDILKRKPIPVFESGNHGTVARDFTYIDDIVKGCLGALDTTEKSTGSGGKKKGDAQFRIFYLGNTSPVPVSDLVSILEKLLKVKAKRRVMKLPRNGDVPFTHANISLAQREFGYKPTTDLQTGLKKFVRWYEKYYGSGKKSDH